In Methanolobus chelungpuianus, a genomic segment contains:
- a CDS encoding glycosyltransferase family 39 protein gives MITFIQKKRDLLLEITSNLLIVEIILIILHYLTSFVVSIWIDVHLLMVATVACGFAWFFIYIQKDEEHFREITQPHMKGLFLFCLLLVVLSGLSFDLIQQNHFLKSIESSISSVQPYLIVFLIGAGFLMLHFKKESIPAKAGLTEEIMEMPAKGKAKGVGKLIYMLTGRENLWYNAFLLVILTLFFITRLYDTDFINGTDNYNVLGIKNMYENGMSVYRYSPITDFLMLKIVTSFGFDFFTIKIPFILYSFITLIFIYLSSGLINRNLALVSSFLYVISPWAIIHARITRDYSFDLMVGSIALYLCFVIYRKISETESPKKILLYLLFFSFVPLSLVFVYHNIRSQTIVVGIYVLFTALYILNHLLNKIVAGGTFSGMRAMTVLRANIRSVNLVYWVAVYSALLSALFLIEKFPFVFGFKDLDFIYFDFFFNPLTDSPWQWFYGVDIKSLFFYGMFLLGLFSFDSSEVPRKYLLILFSSFVFGLVLYGLKYETHLEYIPVRYLYFLFLPYIIIFANSVLNLIKLFSSRPERTVLIITLVLLINPTALLYSVNPVLAYQNEKISNVQVDNIGIGRFNLLQVVEYLEEMGINEDNVLVLDGRYAEFILYLDRPMDNGRKLVRRSSDGTLYYDISRKTYVQSTYFGYSELNEAVDANKKGIYVSSDKVILSENGQEEMKLSSRDFQLYDVHFRHINTINGFQIYSWDTS, from the coding sequence ATGATAACGTTCATACAGAAAAAAAGGGATTTATTACTGGAAATAACATCTAATTTACTTATTGTTGAAATCATACTGATCATACTCCACTACCTGACATCTTTTGTCGTCAGCATCTGGATCGATGTTCATTTGCTGATGGTTGCTACTGTTGCATGTGGTTTCGCCTGGTTTTTCATATATATACAGAAAGATGAGGAACACTTCAGGGAGATTACACAACCGCATATGAAAGGACTTTTTTTATTTTGTCTCCTGCTGGTTGTTCTCAGTGGATTAAGCTTTGATCTCATACAACAGAATCACTTTTTAAAATCGATCGAATCTTCAATTTCCTCTGTCCAACCCTATTTAATCGTATTTTTAATTGGAGCTGGCTTTTTAATGCTCCACTTTAAGAAGGAGAGTATCCCGGCAAAGGCCGGGCTTACTGAAGAAATCATGGAAATGCCGGCAAAGGGAAAGGCAAAAGGAGTTGGAAAATTAATTTATATGCTGACAGGCAGGGAGAATCTATGGTATAACGCGTTTCTGTTGGTCATTCTCACGCTGTTTTTTATTACCAGGTTGTACGATACTGATTTTATTAACGGCACAGATAATTACAATGTCCTGGGCATAAAGAACATGTATGAAAATGGGATGTCTGTCTACAGATACTCCCCGATAACTGACTTCCTGATGTTAAAAATTGTTACTTCTTTTGGTTTCGATTTTTTTACCATCAAAATACCTTTTATACTCTATAGTTTCATTACTTTAATTTTCATTTACTTAAGCTCTGGTCTGATAAACAGGAATCTGGCTTTAGTATCCTCTTTTTTGTATGTGATATCACCTTGGGCAATAATCCATGCACGCATTACTAGGGATTATTCCTTTGATCTTATGGTCGGTTCGATAGCCCTATACCTGTGTTTTGTCATCTACAGGAAAATTAGTGAAACAGAAAGCCCGAAAAAGATCTTATTGTATCTTCTTTTTTTCTCTTTCGTACCGCTATCCCTTGTATTTGTGTATCACAACATCCGTTCACAGACTATCGTTGTAGGTATATATGTCCTGTTCACTGCATTATACATCCTCAATCACCTTCTTAATAAGATAGTTGCAGGAGGCACGTTTTCAGGGATGCGGGCCATGACAGTATTACGTGCAAATATAAGAAGTGTGAACCTTGTTTACTGGGTTGCTGTTTATTCAGCGCTGCTGTCTGCATTGTTCCTCATCGAAAAGTTTCCCTTTGTGTTCGGGTTTAAGGACCTAGATTTTATTTACTTTGATTTCTTCTTCAATCCCCTGACAGACTCACCGTGGCAATGGTTCTATGGAGTGGACATAAAATCTCTTTTCTTCTATGGGATGTTCTTACTGGGCCTTTTCTCCTTTGATTCGAGCGAGGTGCCAAGAAAGTACCTGTTAATTCTGTTTTCTTCGTTTGTATTCGGGCTGGTTCTATACGGCCTTAAATATGAGACTCACCTTGAATATATTCCGGTAAGGTACCTGTATTTCCTGTTCCTTCCTTACATTATCATATTTGCCAATTCGGTCCTGAACCTGATTAAGCTGTTCAGTTCAAGACCTGAGAGAACAGTACTTATTATAACTCTGGTCCTTCTGATCAATCCAACCGCCCTGTTATATTCAGTGAACCCGGTCTTAGCGTACCAGAATGAAAAAATATCCAATGTCCAGGTTGACAATATTGGCATCGGGCGATTTAATCTATTGCAGGTTGTGGAATATCTGGAAGAAATGGGTATTAACGAAGATAACGTTCTTGTCCTTGACGGACGGTATGCGGAATTCATATTATATCTTGACAGACCCATGGACAACGGACGAAAATTAGTACGGCGCAGTTCCGACGGTACACTATACTACGACATATCCCGGAAGACCTATGTCCAGTCCACCTACTTTGGGTATTCGGAGCTCAATGAAGCAGTGGACGCTAATAAAAAAGGAATATATGTTTCGAGCGATAAAGTCATTCTCTCGGAAAACGGGCAGGAGGAAATGAAGTTATCAAGCAGGGATTTTCAGTTGTATGATGTCCATTTCCGCCATATCAACACCATCAATGGATTCCAGATATATTCATGGGATACTAGCTGA
- a CDS encoding glycosyltransferase family 2 protein codes for MSEPEISVVMSVYNGEKHLDECIGSILGQSFRDFELIIVNDCSMDGSLKIIERYEKSDHRIKVINNPENLGLTKSLNIGIKISRGKYIARIDADDICSPDRFEIQYQFLEKQKHIFLAGSGTDKIDESGNTVSRHRPIVEEKEIEKELSLHNCVSHPTIMFRNEGFTYREKFVYAQDYDFYLILLSGGKKISNIPEPLVKYRISPCAISWSKKAKQDLFALKANEFYQQRLKNGSDQYGSFNPGEILHIEIEESTDRLVLKSEIEASFKLNDFKRVRKLCRTYCIHYGFVNCGSCYYVLSFAGERVINKVRLILFS; via the coding sequence ATGAGTGAACCGGAAATATCAGTCGTGATGTCCGTATACAATGGGGAAAAGCACCTTGACGAATGTATCGGAAGCATCCTGGGCCAGTCATTCCGGGACTTCGAGCTGATAATAGTCAACGATTGTTCCATGGATGGCAGCCTGAAGATAATTGAAAGGTATGAAAAGAGCGATCACAGGATCAAGGTGATAAATAACCCTGAAAACCTTGGCCTGACCAAGTCCCTGAACATAGGAATAAAGATCTCCAGGGGCAAGTACATTGCAAGAATAGATGCTGATGATATTTGTTCACCTGACCGCTTTGAGATCCAGTATCAATTCCTGGAAAAGCAAAAGCACATTTTCTTGGCAGGCTCAGGGACAGACAAAATCGATGAGAGCGGGAATACCGTCTCAAGGCACAGGCCTATCGTGGAGGAAAAAGAAATAGAAAAAGAACTATCCCTTCACAACTGCGTAAGCCATCCGACAATTATGTTCAGAAACGAAGGGTTCACATACAGGGAGAAGTTTGTCTATGCGCAGGACTATGATTTTTACTTAATCTTACTTTCCGGCGGGAAAAAAATATCTAACATTCCTGAACCCTTGGTGAAATACAGAATAAGCCCATGCGCAATCTCATGGTCCAAGAAAGCAAAGCAAGACCTTTTTGCGCTGAAAGCAAATGAGTTCTATCAGCAGAGACTGAAGAACGGTAGTGATCAATATGGGAGTTTCAATCCTGGTGAGATATTACATATTGAAATTGAAGAATCTACTGACAGGCTCGTATTGAAATCGGAAATTGAGGCAAGCTTCAAGCTGAATGATTTCAAGAGAGTAAGAAAGCTTTGCAGGACCTATTGCATTCATTACGGTTTTGTCAATTGTGGATCCTGCTATTACGTATTGTCTTTTGCAGGAGAAAGGGTTATAAATAAAGTAAGGCTGATCCTGTTCAGCTAG
- a CDS encoding acyl-CoA dehydratase activase, translated as MGIDAGSATTKAVLVKEDSSIVQSIRSTEFDFVSAAEKAYEDVLGSAGIGREEVDHVYSTGYGRNSIRFADRSISEITAHAKGVHHLYPEVEGIIDIGGQDCKVIAVSKGKVTDFLMNDKCAAGTGKFLEYTARALEVPIEELARMALASRSPAGISSMCTVFAESEVISLRAKGYSKEDIAAGLVESIARRVAVMARQVGLKRNVAFVGGVAKNAGIKAALEKELGISLNVPPEPQVTGALGAALYRID; from the coding sequence GTGGGAATTGATGCAGGTTCCGCTACGACCAAGGCGGTGCTTGTCAAGGAGGACAGCAGCATCGTTCAATCCATCCGGTCCACTGAATTTGATTTTGTTTCTGCTGCAGAAAAGGCATACGAAGATGTGCTTGGAAGCGCCGGAATTGGAAGAGAAGAGGTGGATCACGTATATTCAACGGGATATGGCAGGAACAGCATAAGATTTGCCGACAGGTCCATCAGTGAGATAACTGCCCATGCAAAGGGCGTACATCACCTATACCCGGAAGTAGAAGGCATAATAGATATTGGAGGCCAGGACTGTAAGGTAATAGCGGTCAGCAAAGGGAAAGTAACTGATTTCCTGATGAACGACAAATGCGCTGCTGGCACAGGTAAATTCCTGGAGTATACTGCAAGGGCGCTCGAAGTGCCAATAGAGGAACTTGCAAGGATGGCGCTTGCTTCAAGATCACCTGCAGGCATAAGCAGCATGTGCACCGTTTTTGCGGAATCGGAAGTGATATCGCTGCGTGCAAAAGGCTATTCAAAAGAGGATATCGCAGCCGGGCTTGTTGAGAGCATTGCCAGGAGGGTTGCTGTCATGGCCCGGCAAGTGGGGCTTAAAAGAAATGTGGCCTTTGTGGGAGGAGTGGCAAAGAATGCAGGTATCAAAGCAGCACTTGAGAAAGAGCTGGGCATATCACTTAATGTGCCTCCTGAACCTCAGGTCACTGGAGCATTGGGGGCAGCACTGTACAGAATCGATTGA
- a CDS encoding LamG-like jellyroll fold domain-containing protein, giving the protein MSKTTRYSFLILLATILILTPLASANHLGEDLIQNSGFEDWNVGKPLYWTTPNADWNVVQVRGEEGNYALMLETSKYASTAKGVMESESFDAEEGDMFLVTARVKSTNAVETKAVIRGYNSERKSWVTLKTFNPSSDKQHAFITVPENINALRVRLEAGYVSDKDKGAARSSFDEMRIIDPAVENAEFYVSKGTVNKGGPLTIGPYELSLEEAKGSKALIKVSSSGKTINSAVLAPNEPVEFRSEGDKYLVFQVDDVFITSEHPEIRLSELLAGRIISEAPAIKPVKEENLILYLPLDENADLAAYDYSGGNNHATIYGAEWIKGMENYALRLDGLTDYIEVPNTKDKFEEGDHTFSLWVKSTGIRDSTKYVLCHYNWRIIWQSDTKIGFSTGRMNNKDGPTYTVTADVAEIKDEWIHVAGVYKPSENRILLYINGELAGEEKIGEDSIWKDYGSHNLLIGTSKHGSATFFEGTVDEVRIYDRALTQQEIRGLMSKPLGLSGISSYQSSMSLERGMTLPTGNGFRIQYSDTPSPNLALVDGEQTYRYALANVSAGQIIFLKNASGVPAVRLTVDKITDKMLSLSDIWVADEKANVPVLKVKSIDLPKIRAYEPAVVKVTIFNDGQKPYPGDGSGSIDLYLGEDEVGSISIFGSLAPGETLVHSFELNSKEAGDNELRAVVSTKYGTESLSNAIRIQAPINPPVSGIPLYVEETESGIKLGLILKGPGINGESWKDDAQVSIRLLSPLGSRTFLDRSYPISGTENSIEIPYEDFYQGDGQYLITVKFREGENIVVTKVSGEDGIYNPPDNYYLLLLLPVPVVVYIARRKLFTRTEKRNQVSGEGTERLQL; this is encoded by the coding sequence TTGTCAAAAACCACGCGATACTCATTCCTGATCTTACTGGCCACTATACTGATATTAACTCCGCTTGCTTCGGCAAATCATCTTGGAGAAGACCTTATACAAAATTCCGGTTTTGAAGACTGGAACGTTGGAAAGCCCCTTTACTGGACCACGCCGAACGCTGACTGGAATGTCGTACAGGTCAGGGGGGAAGAAGGAAACTATGCTTTGATGCTTGAAACCAGTAAGTACGCCTCTACTGCCAAGGGTGTTATGGAAAGCGAAAGTTTCGATGCAGAAGAAGGAGATATGTTCCTTGTTACAGCACGGGTTAAAAGCACCAACGCAGTCGAGACTAAAGCAGTGATAAGGGGCTATAACAGTGAGAGGAAAAGCTGGGTCACACTTAAGACTTTCAATCCTTCATCTGATAAGCAGCACGCATTCATAACAGTGCCTGAGAACATAAACGCTCTCCGGGTGAGGCTTGAAGCCGGATACGTGAGCGACAAAGACAAGGGTGCTGCAAGGTCCTCTTTTGATGAAATGAGAATCATAGACCCTGCTGTGGAAAACGCAGAATTCTACGTCAGTAAGGGAACAGTGAATAAGGGCGGGCCTTTGACCATAGGTCCTTATGAACTGAGTCTTGAGGAAGCAAAGGGCAGTAAAGCACTTATCAAAGTCTCTTCCTCTGGCAAGACGATCAATTCCGCAGTACTGGCACCAAACGAGCCTGTAGAGTTCAGGTCAGAAGGTGACAAGTATCTCGTATTCCAGGTCGATGATGTCTTTATAACTTCAGAACACCCCGAGATCAGACTAAGCGAGTTGCTGGCAGGCAGAATAATTTCTGAAGCTCCGGCGATTAAGCCGGTCAAAGAAGAAAACCTTATACTGTATTTGCCGCTTGACGAGAATGCAGATCTCGCAGCATACGATTACAGCGGGGGGAACAATCATGCCACTATCTATGGAGCCGAATGGATAAAAGGCATGGAAAACTATGCTCTTCGGTTAGACGGGCTGACGGATTATATAGAGGTACCTAACACGAAAGATAAATTTGAAGAGGGCGACCATACATTTTCATTATGGGTGAAATCCACAGGAATCCGGGACAGCACAAAGTATGTCCTGTGTCACTATAACTGGCGCATTATATGGCAATCGGACACGAAAATCGGCTTCAGTACAGGCAGAATGAATAACAAGGATGGTCCCACATATACCGTCACTGCGGATGTAGCAGAGATTAAAGACGAATGGATCCATGTGGCAGGCGTATACAAACCCTCTGAGAATAGAATCCTCTTGTACATCAACGGAGAACTCGCAGGAGAAGAAAAGATTGGCGAAGACAGTATATGGAAAGACTACGGGAGCCATAATCTGTTGATCGGGACCTCCAAACACGGTTCAGCAACATTCTTTGAGGGAACTGTCGATGAAGTGCGCATCTATGACCGTGCCCTCACCCAGCAGGAAATAAGGGGACTGATGTCCAAGCCGCTTGGACTTTCAGGGATCTCCTCATACCAAAGTTCCATGTCGCTTGAGAGAGGTATGACTTTACCAACAGGGAACGGTTTCCGGATACAGTACTCAGATACGCCTTCTCCGAACCTTGCACTTGTAGACGGGGAGCAGACATATAGGTATGCACTTGCGAATGTATCAGCGGGGCAGATCATATTTTTGAAGAACGCCTCGGGTGTGCCTGCGGTGAGGCTGACTGTAGACAAGATAACTGATAAAATGCTGAGCCTGTCGGACATATGGGTTGCTGACGAAAAAGCGAACGTGCCTGTCCTGAAGGTCAAGTCGATCGATCTTCCAAAGATAAGGGCTTATGAGCCTGCAGTAGTCAAAGTGACAATATTCAACGATGGACAGAAACCCTATCCAGGGGACGGTAGCGGGTCTATAGACCTGTATCTTGGTGAAGACGAAGTGGGAAGCATCAGCATTTTCGGAAGCCTGGCTCCCGGGGAGACGCTGGTACACAGCTTCGAACTGAACTCCAAAGAAGCCGGCGATAACGAACTGAGGGCTGTTGTCAGTACTAAATATGGCACTGAAAGCTTAAGCAATGCGATCAGGATCCAGGCTCCCATAAACCCTCCCGTGAGCGGTATTCCCCTGTACGTGGAAGAAACGGAGTCGGGAATAAAACTGGGCCTGATATTAAAAGGTCCGGGTATTAATGGGGAGTCGTGGAAGGATGATGCACAAGTATCCATTAGATTACTGAGCCCTCTCGGGTCAAGGACCTTCCTTGACAGGTCATACCCGATATCAGGAACCGAAAATAGTATCGAGATACCCTACGAGGACTTCTACCAGGGTGATGGGCAATACCTGATAACCGTTAAGTTCAGAGAGGGCGAGAATATTGTCGTGACAAAAGTGTCCGGAGAAGATGGTATCTATAATCCTCCAGACAATTACTACTTACTGCTCTTATTGCCAGTACCGGTAGTAGTCTACATTGCCAGAAGGAAACTGTTCACGAGAACGGAAAAAAGGAACCAGGTATCCGGAGAAGGAACTGAAAGACTACAGTTGTAA